In Verrucomicrobiota bacterium, the genomic stretch ATTTGGATTTTCTATCCGCATTACCAAGATGAGTTTGGCAAGACTCGGGCATATTCAGAAAAGGAATTGCGTGCCCGTTTCCCGAAAGCGTTTGATTATATCAAGCCATTCAAAAGCCATCTCACAACGAAGAAAATCCAATACAAGACCAACGCTGACCTTTGGTTCTCGCTTCATCGTTCACGGGAAATGTCGCTCTTTGAGCAGCCGAAAATCCTAACCCCGCAACTTCAAAATCATCCCAGCTTCACTTTCGATGAGCATCGGTGGTATCCTGATGCTGGCGGTTATTCGCTCATCTTGAAAAACGCCACCCAAGATGATTACATGTTTCTATTGGGCGTCATGAATAGTTCGTTGCTCTGGTATTTCATACGAAGCACCAGCAATCCCTACAACAACAGTTACTACTATTTCAAAACTAAATACCTCGAACCCTTTTCTTTTCCTGTGGTCGATAAAGACAAGCAGGCACAAATCGCCAAATTGGCCGCAAAGATTCACGAATCCAAAATTATACCTAAGCGTGCCGACACGGCCGCCTTGGAGCTTGAGATAAACCAACGTGTTTACGCCCTCTACGGCCTGACGCCTGAGGAAATCAAAATCGTGGAGGAGACATCAAAATGAAGCCCGAATCGGAATCATTTCAAACGAGGTGTCGGTATCCTGGTTCCCACGAAAACCCAACAAAGAATCGGATTTATGGAATTTGTCATTAAACGCTTGGAATTGCTTCAAATGCCCCTGTGATCTTATGCCAATTATTCATCTTTATTGTGATGAACGCGGGCACCTGCCTTTTGATCGGGAAACCCACCTGGCTTTAGGCGCGTTGCGCGTGCCGCGCGAATGCGTGAAGCCACTGACTCAAAAACTGCGAGCGCAACTTTCCGCCATGGGTTGGCCGGCAGGAAGGGAGTTGAAATGGACAAAAGTATCCCCCGCCGGCCTGAAGTTCTATGAATCCGCCCTCGACTTTTTCCTCCGCGAACCGGATTTGCGCTTCCGCGCCCTGCTGGCCCCCAAAAGTCTACCCCCTGGCAAACTGCCAAAACCGCCCGCCGCTGAGGCTGAACCCGGCACGCCCGCATGGGAAGCGTATCATGCGTTATTGGAGCAATCAGCCCCGGCGACGGTGGATTTTCTTCACCGTTACGAAGCCTGGTATTACGACCGGTATTTCGAGTTACTGAGCGCAACCGTTGCGCCCCCGGCGCACCATGCCATTTATGTGGATGTGAAAGATACGCGGGGTGGCACGCGATTGCAGACCTTGGAAAAACGCCTGGCGGACGCGCACTGCGATGGGATGCCCGGACGGGTGATTGACTGTGTGCGGCAAATCCGGAGCGAAGAAGTATTGCTGGATCAATTGGTGGACCTGCTATTAGGCTGTTTGGCATGGACGTATGGCACACCGCAACGGAATGCCGGTCATTTGGCCAGTCCGGCCAAGTCCGCGATGGCCAAACGCCTGCAATCCGCAATCGCAACACCGGAGGCTTCCCTTGTTCCCAAGGTGGTCATTGCCCATTCTCCGGAAAGGAGCCCGGCGGCATGAATGGTGTGTTGCTGTTCCCCCCACTGCTTCCGAACACGGGAGGGGTTCCAGAGGTTGAACCGCTGGCACACGCCGTTTATCAGGCGGATTTTCCGGCGGGTGGAACTTTGCCCGCCGTTAAAGGTGAGGTGGTGCAGGTGCGACGTGAGCCGCATCCGGCAAACCCGACGCGCGAATACACCTATTGGCACATGGTTACGGAAGACGATCCCAAGTTTCCCAGAGATGAGTCTAAACGGTTGCCGGATTTGGT encodes the following:
- a CDS encoding DUF3800 domain-containing protein yields the protein MPIIHLYCDERGHLPFDRETHLALGALRVPRECVKPLTQKLRAQLSAMGWPAGRELKWTKVSPAGLKFYESALDFFLREPDLRFRALLAPKSLPPGKLPKPPAAEAEPGTPAWEAYHALLEQSAPATVDFLHRYEAWYYDRYFELLSATVAPPAHHAIYVDVKDTRGGTRLQTLEKRLADAHCDGMPGRVIDCVRQIRSEEVLLDQLVDLLLGCLAWTYGTPQRNAGHLASPAKSAMAKRLQSAIATPEASLVPKVVIAHSPERSPAA